A genome region from Eschrichtius robustus isolate mEscRob2 chromosome 4, mEscRob2.pri, whole genome shotgun sequence includes the following:
- the LOC137764117 gene encoding growth-regulated protein homolog alpha-like: MARAATPATARLLRAALLFLLLVAAGRRAAGAPVVTELRCRCLQTLQGIHFKNIQSVQVTPPGPQCGQTEVVATLKTGQEVCLNPEAPMVKKIINKMLNKGSTN, translated from the exons ATGGCCCGCGCCGCGACCCCCGCCACTGCCCGGCTCCTCCGCGCCGCGCTGCTGTTCCTGCTCCTGGTGGCCGCCGGCCGGCGCGCAGCAG GGGCGCCTGTGGTCACCGAACTGCGCTGCCGGTGCCTGCAGACCTTGCAGGGGATTCACTTCAAGAACATCCAGAGCGTGCAGGTGACGCCCCCGGGACCCCAGTGCGGCCAAACGGAAGTCGT agCCACTCTCAAGACTGGTCAGGAAGTTTGTCTCAACCCTGAAGCTCCCAtggttaaaaaaatcatcaataaGATGCTAAACAA GGGCAGCACCAACTGA
- the LOC137764115 gene encoding growth-regulated protein homolog alpha-like, with protein MARAATPATARLLRAALLFLLLVAAGRRAAGAPVVTELRCRCLQTLQGIHFKNIQSVQVTPPGPHCGQTEVVATLKTGQEVCLNPEAPMVKKIINKMLNKDSAN; from the exons ATGGCCCGCGCCGCGACCCCCGCCACTGCCCGGCTCCTCCGCGCCGCGCTGCTGTTCCTGCTCCTGGTGGCCGCCGGCCGGCGCGCAGCAG GGGCGCCTGTGGTCACCGAACTGCGCTGCCGGTGCCTGCAGACCTTGCAGGGGATTCACTTCAAGAACATCCAGAGCGTGCAGGTGACGCCCCCGGGACCCCACTGCGGCCAAACGGAAGTCGT agCCACTCTCAAGACTGGTCAGGAAGTTTGTCTCAACCCTGAAGCTCCCAtggttaaaaaaatcatcaataaGATGCTAAACAA